The Arachis ipaensis cultivar K30076 chromosome B03, Araip1.1, whole genome shotgun sequence region CAACTGTGACTAATCAACCAAATAGTGTAAAAAATGTATAACTGAGTAGAGCACCAaactataggaactcaaaatacTCTTCACCCATGGGGATTCTACAAGACCAAGGCATACAAGATGTGGAAGAACGAATAACATGAGCGGTATAAGAAGATGATTTTCTGTGCTTTATCCACTCTGACTCAAGTTCCATAACAGAATTTGTGTTACTTGTATTATTCCCTTTATATCTTAAGCTGCCAAAGTGAAATCTTCCCTCACACATTGCCCAGATATCTACATATTATGCCAAAAGAAAATGTTATTACATTTCAAAATTAACATTAGAAATTCATGAACTTGACAAAATATAGGGCTAGATCTGCATAGGCATACCACAGTAGGCCATAGAACTTGCCAAGAGTTAGCCTAGCCTCCATTAGCTTCCATTCTCTTCAAGTCATCCATAACCACTGAAAGGATCATATATAAAAAGAATGAATAAGAAAAACCGGAGTGAACATATACATATTCAATTGCAAAACTTCAAtcctgaaaaaacaaaaaaaatgactcCTTTTACATAAACATCTCTGGACAAGGATCTGCATAAAATATCTTGacagaaaactaaaataaatactaatatCTAACATAGCTAAACAATTCAGAAATTAAAGAGATGAGCCTAAAGAGGAATTTTGGTAAGAAATTTTATTCCCGTTGAACCCAAAGCAGAGTTGATTAAGGCATACATGTGACAAAATCACACAAAAccgttttactttcttttctatttctattcTGTAGGTATGAATTATCCAAGAAATTATCCATTCACAAATATGGAGCTTTACAAAACCACAGCAGAAGTTGCAGTAGCCAACTGATCTGAAATTGTGGCAGAATTAAATTTAACTTAATGCTTACAAAATTCAGCTGTGTTTTTTGGAGAAAACAAAGTCCACAACAAGAgaatcaaataaaaacaaaaggaaaatgcATCCTAGAAGCCTATAAATGACCTTAACGATTACAATTCACATAAATTGCAGCTGTAAGGAACAAAATTGTCAGTAACTAGAGAAGTATTGGTGGATCTATATAGCAGAGAAAAGGAAATAATTACGATAGCactaaaatgaataaataaaagaatGCAATGAAAGGAGAGGAACTTACAAATGAGAAGGAATTGTGAAGGTTTATCGaaatgaagagaaagagagaaaaagaatgtGTTGCGATATGGTGGAAGTGTAAGAAGCAGCAAAGGGGAATTTATAGGATTTAGGATTTGGTAACCGAGACAGGATAACACTGACACAATCCAACCACGTCACTGCTTGTTTTTCACGAACAACAACAATTTGATATGCTAAGTAATTGATGATTACTAGTATTCTTAATCACAAGACAAGATAACGTGTTACAAACTTTTATTTATTATCCACGCCTTCCCTCTAACAACATTATCTGCAACTTCTTATTATGAACAATAGTAGTTGAAAGTTTCAACAATAAATTATGGTACATAATCTCAAATTAGATTAGATTAGATGTATACATGTCTTTTTATTAGAATTGTAATGAGCATGATGTGTGATAAGTGATAACCGCTAATGTGGTTCGCGTGTTTGAGCTGTTATGTGCCTCATGTGCACTGTATCATATCTATCTTATTCTCTTATCCTGTTATGCGCTATccacctttttctttttattattttttattaccgTTTTACCCTCGCTCATGCAACACTTTTCCTCTTGGCGCAAAAGAGCAACACTTGTGTTTACATAATTTTATTAGAGTAAAATATGGTTGACAAAATTAGTTTTTGGATCGGTATGACAGTATGTATTACAGCTCAGCCTGATGTGTTTAAGCTGACTCTTGGAAATAAATAACTTCTGACTCTAAGATTTTATAGATTTTTGCCAAGTTCTATGGGATGTAGAGTTTCTTTTATAAAATTGTAcatgtttgttttgttttctaAACGAACACTTATTTCGCCATGTATAAATAAAATTCAATCANTACACATAATTtgatcattttaaaatttttaatattttatgaaaaatttttgaagggcaatttacataaataaattatttgttCTTTAAATTTAAGCAATTGTATTCTTTCAAATATGAAGACGCAAATATATTATTTCATATATCTATAGGAAACCGCtatggcagtagcggtttacctAAACACATAATCCGCTATAGCCAGCTGCGAATTACATGCAAATAGGGAACACAGAAATCGCAAGAGGCTGTCGCAGTTTCTGTTTATTAATACTTGACCATAAATTGCTACTagcagtagcggtttatgtgtaTTGGGAGACGTAACGATTCAACTAGGTATCCTTTAAAAGTTATACAACATTAATCCTTTTATtacaataatgaaaaaaaaagtaaaacaaacacatctaaaaattataaatagatttagtgtccttttaaaattaaatacacattcaaaatacaaactaaatcaaattaaaatttaaatttaaattttaaatttttgtttcagatttaatatatttaattattaatatattaaaatttaaatacacatccaaaaattaaattagttagaattcaaaatttcgaatttaaaattcaaaaataaatcttaaaccatCTTAAAACACTAGTAAAATTTTCACTTCGTAAAGATCCAGAACTGCAGTGCGCCTCCCCTTCTCATCTGTGGCCGCTTTCGTCTTCTCCCGCGTTGCACACTCCTCTGTGAGGATCTCCTCATTCGGCGATGCGCTCCTCCCCGCGACGCGCACACCCCTGCGCCTCCTCCATCGATGGGCTCCTCTCTGTCCCTAGTCTCCTCCCTCGCGCCACGCACAACCGCCCCCTTCTCCCGCACCTCCCCCTGTCTCCTCCCCCACGCCGCACTCCTTCTATCTCTGGTATTTCTGTTtgcaaaattctaaaaaaaattggttGAATTCATGAAGATATGTTATCCCTTTTTTTTCGCTTAATAAAatgttctatttttttaaaaatttatgtatAATATTGGAAGTgtctgtattttttttaaatgtatttgtgattataatttttttttgcactCATATGTTTCATTTGAGAGTTGTAATGTTAACATAATTTGAACGTGTCAATacttaattttggatgtgtttatgttgttcattatgttcttatgtacatatatataagtttttttacatgagttttgaatgtgttgataaaatatttagagtgcattcttataattttggatatgtatttgagtttaattttttctgTGTTCAATATGTAATTTAGAACTACAATGATAATAATTTAGATGTGTTAATAAATAATTTTGAATGTGTTTatgttgtttatttaattttagatgtgtttttaacatgagttttgaataaaaaaaaataattgaatgagtttaattgattttgaaaacttcactgatttttttaaaattagtacaCCAAAAGTTGTTACGAGTTTTATGGTTTAGTTTGTAAGAAATTAATGTATTGGAAGTAGTTACAAATTTTACGGTgataaatattcaaaataaaagtggttccttaaaaatagaaaatatgattaattaaaaaattaaaataataaaatattagattTAAAGCTGAATAAAGGCTTAATTTTGTTATACTAAGTAGTATTTTCCTTAACGTAACCCCTTCTCAAGTTAGCTGAAAGTAGAAGGAAATTATAGCTTCACCTAAGTAATAGGAGCCTGCCACAAACTACTCTTTCTCTTCTACACTAATTTGTGACTGGATGTCGTTAATAATTCTAACtctactaaattatttttaattttaaaaaattatttgtgaTTTGTTGATTTAAATAATAAGATATAAGATTCAACAAATTACGTTTAAAAACTCATTTCGTACCACCTTGCAacgaattatataaaaataaatcaagATATGAATATATCAAACTTCAAACAATTGATTAATTTTGAGttgcaaatattttatttataatatttatttattattttgtttacaaTATTCAAACAATATAACATGTTTAGGatgctaattattttttatatcatAGTTAATAcattaatataaatttaaattggtATATTCCACAAGTGTAATATACAATATAAatggccaatgagttataactcaaatggcagtCTCCCCATAATGACAAAAGAATTTATAATTTAcgattttataaattataattcttttaaattaaaagatttaAATTATGACTtacaatttttaattatttttttaattttttatcttatttaaaatCATTACATTTGTTGTTTTATCCTACATGCTTCTTGTATCATTATATTATATcgtaatattaattaaaattgtaTTAAATCACTGCTGTCCTCTAGTAGTTTACGCACGTAAATTTGAAACAATATATTTGCATCTTCATATTTGAAAGAATGCAATTGCATAAATTTAAAtggaaaataatttatttatgtaaattgcctATTTTTTAAATATCAATATTTTAAAGNNNNNNNNNNNNNNNNNNNNNNNNNNNNNNNNNNNNNNNNNNNNNNNNNNNNNNNNNNNNNNNNNNNNNNNNNNNNNNNNNNNNNNNNNNNNNNNNNNNNNNNNNNNATAGCTCTTTTTTTTAAACCggtacataaaaaatattttatttcaaatgAATAAGATATTGAAAAATTGTCCATaagtaaaataataattattaatacagGTCTTTTTTAAGAAAGAAATATTTTGTTACAATAAAAAAGAAAGTATTATATATTCATGAACTCTCAAATTAACATATTTAGAATTATAAAAATACttcaaaaaattcttaaaatgaCATATGAAAATGTTAAACTTCCATCTTTATAGAATATTACAAGTGGATGTTTATTTTAAGAGAAAATTTTATTCTCCTCTTTTAAGAGATGTTAAAATGATACTCTCCTTCCTTCTATTTGTAAAATATATATCTCCTCTcttgtaatttttaaaaaactttttttttaatccattttaaatttttggtgttaactaatgttaattttatctatttacaaataaaggattttttttaaatgattaaAGAAgaggttttttaaaaattataaagaaagaaaatatacattttataaataaagtTGAGAAATGTATCATTTTAGCATCTATCAGAAGAAGAAGGGAGTaaaattttctcttattttaagGTTAAAAATATATTCCAACGAGTTATATTCCAAGAATATTATATTTGGATATTATGAAAAATTTATTTGTTTAGTATTattataactttttaaaaattaattttgatatttCTAAGAAAAAANNNNNNNNNNNNNNNNNNNNNNNNNNNNNNNNNNNNNNNNNNNNNNNNNNNNNNNNNNNNNNNNNNNNNNNNNNNNNNNATCGCATTTTTCAAcacaaataaaaattttagattttcacAATAAATATTCTAAGAAATAAGTCAAAATTCTTTTACCATTTGACCTTCTTATAAGATTCATGCCAGCCATAGGCTTAGTAGCAACACAGAAAATATCAGGTGAACACTATTACACATCccagaaataaaaacaaaagaagaataaGACAATTTTCTTATTAGAAAAGAGAAACAAATCTGATATCATCTTTCAGCACTAGAATCTTCGATTTTAGGTTACCTTGCTATTAAGACGCGTCACTTAATTAAAACCAGTCGCTCAAAGAATCAGAATAACAATATCACTGATTCCACTCGTAGCTGAGAATAGAGAGCACCACATAATTTGAGATTCCAAATGACGTGTAAGATTTCGATTGAAGGCACAAGCACTGATAGCTACATCATTATATTTGTTATTCAAAGTGTGGTTCAACTTCCAAGATAGTTATAACTTATAAATAATAATGTTGTGTATGGTTAACGATGGTTCCTACTTTATGGGACGTTGAACACTCTTACTCAATTAACATCAACTTCTATTTCTATTTATCAATTATTGGTGTGGAATGTTGGAAGCTACTGCTGTCTCATTCTCTCTAGTTCTTGGTCCATGTTTTTCACTTCAAATTAGTAATTGATGATATACAGAATTGttttaatccttttttttttctttttctggaaAAATCATGTTTAAAAGGAAAATCTTGTAATTGAATTTCTGATCAACGAAATTTTCAAGTGTTTTTGGATACGAATTTGAAATGATAAAAAAGATGTCATTTGACCTTCGAAGTTAAGTTTGTTTTAGCTATAAATCCTTagaccaaaaataataaaagtacAATTGGCAAAATGAAATggaattttactttaaaaaataaaaagtgatcttgggtcttttattttatttcttttcggGTGCAAAATTAAACTCGTATGTTTTCAGATAAATCTAGAAATCAAGGCTTTCCATCCTTTCAACGAAAAACTAAAATCAGAATATAGAATAGACAAATGAATGACTTGTTTGAGTGAATTTTTacaaaaaagatttttaaaaaaataaataaaaataattttatatttagatatttttaaaaaaatatttttttatttaataattatgttaaaaatattttttttagtacttttacttttattactaaaattttgtcaaacacataaaaaaaaatcttttttattaattttttttaacaacttAATGATACCTAAACAAGTTTGAAAGCTATTAAGCTCATGGTAATTCCCATTAGGGCATGCTATTATTGGGTTGGAAATCAAGAATTTCAAACTCTTTAAATGATGATATATTATAGGTATTCAATATTCATTATAGTTTTATTTCCTTAGACAGGAGCCATACTGTGGAACTTTTGAAACAAATTTCGCTCCCTTCAGTATTTGTCAATGATCAAACTACACATGGGGGAGAAGATATAGACACATTATGGAGTATGGACACAGCGATGGGCAGCAGCACTCCAACATTCATAATGCTCCTAATCCGATAATGACCATTTAGCTCCCCAAAGTTGGATTGGCCAATATGTGGTCCCTCTAAAATTTCAAGATAATATTTGTGGCATCGCAAAGAACAAGAGAAAATGACAACATTTGAGCCCTATGGTTGTGGATGAGGCTtagcagaaattaaaaaaaaaaaaagtttattgagttaaaaagaagaaattttataTTAGAAATGATAAATCTTTATTGATAACAGACAGAGAAGATGAAGGGTATGTAGGCAAGCGAGCTTATAACTGATGAGGGAGGACTTAGGGGCGTCTGATGAGTGATGACCGTAGCAACTTTGCTTCTTGCACCTTAGTGTGAATTGGGCTTTGGGGTGGGTActaaataagaaaaaggaaaattcaaaggtAAATCGGCTTATAATCAAAAGGCTTTAGTAGCTGATTGGGATTGGTTAAATGAGCAGCTTATTCATCCCCTAAAGCAAATATCTAGTGTGAGAACtgagaaacaaaaataaattagtgTTTACCTCAATGTTACGCATCATTTACAACAAACTCAAACGTAGAAATGATCACAGGGAATTGAAGGAGCATTATTAGTTTTAAATTCGTCTTTAGAAATATATGTATCAACTTGAATATGTACAGGCAATAAAGAAGAAGCTCGACAACGCAAAGGGAGAATGGGCCGAGCTCATTCCCGAAGTACTGTGGAGTTACAACACCACAATACATAACACTACAGACGAAACACCCTTCAAGTTGGTCTATGGCTCAGAAGCACTGATCCCCATTGAGGTCGGATTACCAACGTTAAGAGCCGAGTTGTACGACGAACAACAAAATCAAAGGGCCAGGAGCGCCGAGCTTGACCTAGCCGAAGAGGACAGGGAAATCGCCGCTATCAAACAAAGGGCCGTTTCAGAAGGCCGAGGTTAAACTCACGTCGTTGCTCGAGGACAACATATAATCTAGCCACGCATCCAAGTGCTCGGCCGGAGATCATCAACCTCGGTCATCACAGACGGAACAGTATCAATTCGGTGTATATGGTGAGTGATTACGAATAGCATATCTCTTTCTGAGAAGGGGCCGGGTTCCATGAAAGTATAAAGAATGCGGTTTGGTCATTTTAATAATAAGAGCAGTTCGAAGCAACGAGTAAATCCCTATTTTAGTTCCTGAAATTTATACGTTTACTCATTTTGgtctttgaaattcaaaatttcccATAATAGTTTCACAGATTCTAGTCTCAATTTAGTTCCTCTTACCATTTCCAACAATGAGTTAGCAAACAAAGTGCTGAGGTGGcaaaattttgccacgctggaattttgccacgctggacacTCAACGATTAGGTGACATGCCAACATttgattttggaccctatttggTCCTGGAACctaacttcttcttcttcctcctgctTTGCGCCATCCTTCTCCTCTGGCTTCCCCTTTTCTACTTCCTTGTCTCCCACCCAACCCATTCCTTTCTCTTTGACTTCCTCTCCGCCTTTGCCTTCTCCGCCGTACTCCTTCCCCTTTTTTGACATAATCTCTCCTTTCCACCATTGGTCTGTCCTGCTCCGTGCCGTCCTTCTCCTCTCGTTTCCCCTTTTCTACTTCCTTGTCTCCCACCCGACCCGTTCCTTTCTCCCTAATTTCCTCTTCGCCTCCGCCTTCACCTTCTTCGTCGCACTCCTTCCCCTTTTCTGAGTCGAACAAGCAATAGTGGCAGTGGTGGCGGATGTTGAGATTTTGGCAGTGGTGGGGTGTCAGGAGAGAGGGTAAAGGAAAGCAATTCAGCATAACAAACCACGTGGTTGATTTTTCCCCTtctttcatttcaattttttcgCTTCTGGTTTTCAACATAACAAACTCACATGTGGTTGATTTGAGTTGGAAAAAGTAGTAGTAATAAGGGTTCTGAGTTGGAAAAAGTAGTAGTAATTAGGGTTCTGAAAACCAAATGGGATCCAAAATCAAATATTGTCATATCACCTAATTGTTGGAAAGTCCAACATGGCCAGATTTTGCCACCTCAACACTCGTTTGCTGACTCATCGTCAGAAATGGTTGAGGGACCAAATTAATGCCCGAACCTAAATCTGAAGGACTACTATGGGAAATTTTGAATTTCGAGGACTAAAATGAGTAATCGCATGAATTTTAGGAACCAAAATGGGGATTTACTCTCCAAGCAACGCATTAGTTCATGACCTTTGACAGGAGATTATATTGTAGCATACAAAATCATTTGGCTTTCATGCCACGAGAACGATTAAAATTGTATGCTAAGTTACTATCACCACCGAGATGACATGTGTTACCTTCTAACCCCATTATACTATCAATATCTAAAAGAGATTAAACTTAAAAACAGGTAAAGAGGTAATCAAGGCAAGCAAATATATTGTTGTAGTCTATGCAAAAGCATACTGGAAAATCTACTGATAGGGAAAGGGAGGGGTAGAAAATAGGATGCAAATTACTGTCaaaagtataaacaaattaaGCTTTAAAATCATGTATTTCTAGTACCACAATAAGtgatattttcttttgttattccaAGTCTTACTTCTTAACAGGTTTCTTCTTTGAAGTTGAGTTTGCCGACGGCTGTGGCTTCGGATGCTTTTCTACCTCGCTTGAGTCCAACCACTTGAGAGGATGGCGATTGTAGAAGGGCCAATTAGGGACGGTCACCAATGTAGTGAGAACCACACCACCAAAATATGTGAGGATCATCAATTGGAAAGAAGCCGTAAAGTATCCAGTTGTGAATGCAACCACAGCAAAGGCAAGCAGCAATATCTGCATCAGCTGCTCTGCTAGCTTTTGTCCTTGCCAATCCATCTAATGAAAGCCAAGAAAAGTTAAACAAAAAACACTAAATCACACTCTGAATCCAAAAGATTGAAAGCTATCACACCAGAAAGGATCAAGATCCTCTAAAGTGAAGAAGTTGATAAAGTAGTAAAGTGAGGAGTTGATCACTCTTAAATTAAGAGAGTAGGACACACATTTTATATAAGTTACAAAATCAATGGTGATTAACTCATCACTTTATCACTTTACCAGCTTCCTCAGTTCAGAGAATCTAAATTCCACCAGAAAACATTACAtttgtaagaaacaacaaaaactTTCAAAGTCTTTTaaagaattatttattttttctcaatTTCTTGTGTCCTTACAGATAAATATTGCATCTAATTACAGGCCAACAGCCAAGTCCAACCTATCATGAAAAAGAGAACTGTATCCAAATTTGCGTCAGGTTTACGAGTGAAActaggaaaaagaaaaaattcctGCATTTTTCCCTCGAAACTCTTCCTAGAAGTCGCAAGCAGCGATAAAGGCGCTCAAGTTTCATCAATCACAATCACGGAATGGAACACAATGTGTGACATGGTGCAGCGATGTAACAAATTATAACTATTACACACACGCTAGATGGCATGCAATGATGCAAAATAAATGATAATAATAGATTTCACACAAAAAAACTTGGACAAGATCTTTGTTTTGTGGGTGTAGCTGCAAACCCTTGCTCAGTGCAATATAAGGTACAATCGAAAATGTCGATCTATAAACTCTAATTAAATTTGAGAAAAGCTCTGCTCAGATTCAAGAGAATTATTCTCTGGATTCAGAAAATATCATCTAATCTAAAATGAAATAATAATCGATAATTGCTGCGCCCTATTGTTTTCCCCAAACAAGAAAATAACCTACAAATTAACctagcatcaaattcaacaaaGAATCGTTACAAGTTCAGATCAGTTAAACAGAACAAAGACAATTGCTCTAAGAATCTGGTTGCTCAGCAACGCGAAACGANNNNNNNNNNNNNNNNNNNNNNNNNNNNNNNNNNNNNNNNNNNNNNNNNNNNNNNNNNNNNNNNNNNNNNNNNNNNNNNNNNNNNNNNNNNNNNNNNNNNNNNNNNNNNNNNNNNNNNNNNNNNNNNNNNNNNNNNNNNNNNNNNNNNNNNNNNNNNNNNNNNNNNNNNNNNNNNNNNNNNNNNNNNNNNNNNNNNNNNNNNNNNNNNNNNNNNNNNNNNNNNNNNNNNNNNNNNNNNNNNNNNNNNNNNNNNNNNNNNNNNNNNNNNNNNNNN contains the following coding sequences:
- the LOC107631998 gene encoding probable signal peptidase complex subunit 1, with the translated sequence MDWQGQKLAEQLMQILLLAFAVVAFTTGYFTASFQLMILTYFGGVVLTTLVTVPNWPFYNRHPLKWLDSSEVEKHPKPQPSANSTSKKKPVKK